One window of Phycisphaeraceae bacterium genomic DNA carries:
- the tssK gene encoding type VI secretion system baseplate subunit TssK yields the protein MSMQVHWHEGLFLQPHHLQLTQRFYAESMWAERRLAWSYPYGVVEQRLSTDDLANMRVRFDRLRVVMPGGVHVESPESADLPALDIKKSFESTPSGLTIGLGVPLYYAQRANAMEPGQDTDWRVKRLYRVAEVERHDENTGENPQPVRLRRVNARLLIIGQDDASDLEVVPLVRVVRATGEESGLPRVDTGFIPPCLVITGSPLLRDMLRDLANQIEANRRELIVQMTRGGGFNMETLRGLQWENIWRLRTLGRFAARIGPLAMAPGGVSPFQMYLELREMLGELAALRPDADQFSSIKYDHDNPALAFVELVTRIRGTLKSDGGTGTWGKVQFKKEEGVLVAALGPEVLGKANEFFLGVKSGEDPRALARSVEDGDEFKMMARSMVHHRIRGVKLAEERHPPLQLPSQVGLHYFRLERAESARMWDRIVAEKAIAIKYPGMESRTFDEVSLFYTIPSGGQE from the coding sequence ATGAGCATGCAGGTGCATTGGCATGAGGGTCTGTTCCTGCAGCCGCATCACCTGCAGCTGACGCAGCGTTTCTACGCCGAGTCAATGTGGGCCGAGCGCCGGCTGGCATGGTCCTATCCCTACGGAGTTGTCGAGCAGCGTCTCTCGACCGACGACCTCGCGAATATGCGAGTCCGTTTCGATCGGCTGAGGGTCGTCATGCCCGGAGGCGTGCATGTAGAAAGCCCCGAATCGGCCGATCTCCCCGCGCTCGACATCAAGAAATCGTTTGAGTCAACCCCCTCGGGGCTGACCATCGGCCTCGGCGTCCCCCTCTACTACGCCCAGAGGGCCAACGCCATGGAGCCCGGCCAGGACACCGACTGGCGTGTCAAGCGCCTCTACCGCGTCGCCGAGGTCGAGCGTCACGACGAGAACACCGGCGAGAACCCGCAGCCGGTCCGGCTCCGCAGGGTCAACGCGCGACTCCTGATCATCGGACAGGACGATGCCAGCGACCTCGAGGTTGTGCCGCTCGTGCGCGTTGTTCGCGCAACAGGTGAAGAGAGCGGCTTGCCGCGCGTCGACACCGGCTTCATACCTCCATGCCTCGTCATCACCGGGTCGCCGCTCCTGCGCGACATGCTCCGCGATCTGGCCAACCAGATCGAGGCGAATAGACGCGAACTCATCGTTCAGATGACCCGTGGCGGCGGCTTCAACATGGAGACCCTCCGCGGCCTCCAGTGGGAGAACATCTGGCGCCTCCGAACCCTCGGTCGATTCGCCGCACGCATCGGGCCTCTGGCCATGGCGCCCGGCGGTGTCAGCCCCTTCCAGATGTACCTCGAACTCCGAGAAATGCTCGGAGAGCTTGCTGCACTCAGGCCCGACGCCGACCAGTTCTCAAGCATCAAATACGATCACGACAACCCCGCTCTCGCCTTTGTCGAGCTCGTCACCCGGATTCGAGGAACGCTCAAGTCCGACGGCGGAACCGGCACGTGGGGCAAGGTGCAATTCAAGAAGGAAGAGGGCGTGCTGGTCGCAGCACTCGGGCCAGAGGTCCTCGGCAAGGCCAACGAGTTCTTCCTGGGCGTGAAGAGCGGGGAAGATCCGCGTGCCCTTGCCCGTTCAGTGGAAGACGGCGACGAGTTCAAGATGATGGCCCGGAGCATGGTGCACCACAGAATCCGAGGCGTCAAACTCGCCGAAGAACGCCACCCGCCCCTCCAACTCCCGTCGCAGGTCGGGCTCCATTATTTCCGACTCGAACGGGCGGAAAGCGCCCGCATGTGGGACAGAATCGTGGCGGAGAAGGCGATCGCGATCAAGTATCCGGGGATGGAGTCGCGTACATTCGACGAGGTCTCGCTCTTCTACACGATCCCATCGGGAGGACAGGAATGA